TGACCACCGCAACCAATGCCTCTGGCCGAAGCGGACGGGGGGTTGGATTGTTGTGTGTCTACGAGCGAGGTTCCGATGAAAGTTCAACCATCAGTCAAACCACGCTGTGAATATTGCCGGGTCATTCGTCGTAAGGGCGTTGTCCGCATCATTTGCAGCCGCACCCCGAAGCATAAGCAACGGCAAGGCTAAGAGGAGCATCGAATGGCACGTATTTCAGGGGTTGATATTCCCCGCAACAAACGGGTGGAAATTTCCCTTACCTACATCTACGGGATTGGTCGCACCACCAGCAGTGAAATTCTGGCTCGCACCAGTATCAATCCAAATGTTCGGGTCAAAGATTTAACCGAAGACGAAGTGATTCGTTTGCGCGAAATCATCGACCAAGATTACACCGTTGAAGGCGATTTGCGTCGGGCTGTTCAATTGAACATCAAGCGTTTGATGGATATTGGCTGCTACCGTGGGATTCGTCACCGCAAAGGCTTGCCATTGCGCGGTCAACGCACCAAAACCAACGCCCGTACCCGCCGTGGTAAAAAAGGCGCAGCAATCGGTGGCAAGAAGAAAGCTACCAAGAAGTAATTTCCTGAATTTTTATTTTCAACGCTATTTCGGAGGCCTTGAATGGCGAAACAAGCAAAAGCGGGAGCAGCTCGCCGCCCTCAACGCGGTCGTCGCCGTGAGCGTAAAAATGTGCCGCGCGGGCAAGCTCACGTCCAAGCGACCTTTAACAACACGATCGTTACGATCACCGACCCAGCTGGCAACGTGGTTTGCTGGAGCAGCGCCGGCGCAAGTGGCTTCAAAGGCTCACGCAAAAGCACCCCATACGCTGCCCAAGTAACTGCCGAACAAGCAGCCCGCAAAGCCATGGATAACGGCATGCGCGTGGTTGAAGTGTATGTAAAAGGCCCAGGCGCTGGCCGTGAATCAGCGGTGCGGGCACTGCAAGCTACTGGCTTGTCGGTTATTGCAATCACCGATGTTACGCCAATCCCACACAATGGTTGTCGCCCACCAAAGCGCCGCCGCGTGTAATGGCTTCGCGGCAGCATGCTGTCGCCGAAGTGTGTAGTAGCAACGCCACGATTAAAATACGTGAGCAGGATGAAGCACGGCTGTTCCTATACGTGGAAATAGGAGTCGGTGTGTAAACTGCCTTGGCAATTAGGAATTGCGAAGGGACAAACAAGAACATGGCTCGATATACTGGTCCAGTATGTAAATTGTCACGCCGCGAAGGCGTTGACCTAATGCTCAAGAGCGGTAACAGTGGCCGCAAGGTGCTTGAGCGCCGTGGGAGCCAGCCCCCTGGCCAACATGGGGCTTCAGTCCGACGACGACAATTGTCTGATTATGGTGTTCAGTTGCGCGAGAAGCAAAAAGTTCGCCGGATCTATGGTGTTTTGGAACGTCAGTTCCGCCGCTATTATGGCATTGCGACCCGTACCACCGGCCAAACCGGTGCTGTGCTCTTGCAAATCTTGGAACGTCGCCTCGATAATGTGGTGTTCCGCTTAGGCTATGCAGTAACTCGCGCCCAAGCTCGCCAGTTGGTCAACCACGGTCATATTACCGTGAATGGCCGCAAAACCGATATTCCTTCAGCCTTGGTTGAAGTTGGCGATGTAATTGGTGTGCGTGCCGAAAGCCGCAAACGCGATTATTTCAAAGATCTCGAAGAAACCAAACAACTCAACCGCGTGTCACCACCAAGCTGGTTGTCACTTGACGCTGGCAAGATGGAAGGGGTTGTGCAAACCTTCCCATCACGTGAAGAGTTGGATATGTCGATTAACGAGCAGTTGATTGTTGAATTCTACAGCCGCTAATCGGACGTAATCGGTATCACTATCCCAGCAGGAGGCGGATACGTGCTAGACATTGCAATGCCCAAACTCGAATGTGTCGCAGCGGCGGAGAACTATGGGCGGTTCAAAATTGAGCCTCTGGATCCCGGGTACGGGCACACATTAGGGAACGCGCTGCGACGGGTGTTGTTGTCGTCCATCCCTGGGGCAGCGGTCATCAAGATTAAAATTGATGGGATTTTCCACGAGTTTTCGCCAATTCAAGGCGTGCGTGAAGATGCTACCGAGATTGTGTTAAATGTGAAAGGCATTCGTTTGCGCTCCTACGCCGAACGCCCAGTCAAGATGATTTTATCGAAGACTGGCCCAGGCGTGGTGCGGGCAAGCGATATTGAATGCCCTTCGAATGTGGAGATCGTTAACCCCGATCACTACATCGCAACCCTCGATAGCTCCGATGCCCGCTTGGATATGGAGTTGACCGTGGAACGTCACCGCGGCTATCTGCCAGCTGAAAATCGTGACCCGGTGCCGATTGGCGAAATCCCGGTGGATGCGATCTTCACGCCGGTGCACAAGGTTAACTACGTTGTGGAACATACCCGCATTGGCGGGATGACCGACTTCGACCGTTTGTTGCTTGAAATTTGGACTGATGGCACAGTTAAGCCAGGCGATGCTCTAAGCTACGCCGCGCAAGTGCTGGTTCAATATTCATCGATCATCGCCGATTTCAATCGCTTTGACGATGAACAAGAGCAAGTTGGCGATGCTAATGGTCTCGTTATTCCCAGCGAGATCTACGATATGCCTATCGAAGATCTTGACCTTTCAACCCGCACCTACAACTGTCTCAAGCGTGCCGACATCACCAAGGTTGGGCAAGTGCTGGAGATGGACGAGAAGCAACTGCTGGCTGTGCGGAACTTGGGGCAAAAATCCATGGACGAAATTCGCGAGAAATTAATCGAGCGTAATTTACTGCCAACCTTGCCTTTCAACTCCGCTATTCTGAACACCAATGTCGCTGCCCGTCTGAACGACGGTAGCGCTGAATAGACGAGGATCGTTTCATGAGACACCGCAAGTCTGGCAAGAAGATGGGCCGGCCAACGGCTCAGCGCAAAGCCTTATACCGCAGCTTGATGATTGCGATTATCGAGCATCGCGGCATTACAACCACTGATGCCAAGGCCCGCGCAGTTCAACCAGAAGTTGAAAAATTGATTTCATTGGGTCGCTTTGATACTCCCCACAATCGCCGGATGGCGCTTTCGAAGCTGCACAGCAAGATTGCCATGAACCTTTTGTTCCAAGTGGCTCCTGCTTACGCCGAACGCCCAGGTGGTTACACGCGGATTGTCAAGATGGGCTTCCGCAAAGGTGACGCTGCGGAAATGGCTCGGATTGAATTGGTCTAATTTGCCTTATGAGCCGTACTTTAGCATTGTGTTTTGAATATCTCGGCACTGCTTTTTGCGGCTCGCAATGGCAACCAGGTGGTCGCTCCGTGCAAACGGAGTTAGAGACTGCTTGGCAGCGATTAACAAGCGAGACTGGGCGTTGGATTTTTGCCGGTCGTACCGATGTAGGAGTTCACGCCCTGGCCCAAGTCGCCCATATCGTGAGCGATACGTCGCGCAGTTTGGATACAATTGCCAAGGCAATCAATGCCATTACGCCGCCAGATATCAGTGTTCACGAAGCATGGGAGATGCCAACCGGCTTTCATTCCCGCTTTAGTGCCCGTCAACGAACCTATCGCTATGTTCTTGATAGTGCACCTGCGCCTTCAGCCACGCTCTCTGGGCGGGTGTTGCGCCTCGATCATCAACTTGATTGGGCGGCGATGCAGGCGGCCTTGGATACGCTGATTGGTACTCACGATTTTGCGGCGTTCGCTGGCGCTGGTCACGAAGGCTCGACCACTCGCACCTGTATGTTGGCACAATTACGCCCCGCAGAGTGGCTTGGTCGCCCAGTGACTGTCCTGCATTTGCAGGCCAATGCTTTTCTCAAGCATATGGTGCGCAATATCGTTGGTACGTTGCTGATGGTTGGCGATGGCAAGCTTTCATTGGAAGCTTGGCAGGCGATTATTGCTAGTCGCGACCGTCGTAACGCAGGCCCAACCGCGCCCCCACAGGGGTTGTATTTAGAGTCGATTGGCTATGACCCAGCACTTCAGCCATTGGCGACAAGTTCACGCTGGGATGGCACGACCTATTTTCGGACGTATCAAGGCTGACGATGTGAATACGGGCAGGTTGCCAACGCTTCTCATCGCCAACCTTACAACGATTTGTGAACATGCCAGCGTGGCATAATTCACAATTCATACACGAGGAATTCAGCAGCATGAAGACTTATAGCCAAAAAGCTTCGGAGATTCAGCGCGAATGGCTGGTCGTCGATGCAGAAAATCAGGTGCTTGGTCGGCTCGCGACCCAAATTGCAACCCTGATTCGCGGCAAGCACAAGCCAACCTACACGCCAAGCATGGATGGTGGCGATTTTGTGATCGTGGTTAACGCTGAAAAAATTCGCGTTACCGGCGATAAAGCCAACCAAAAAATTTACTATCGCCACTCGAACTTCCCTGGTGGTTTGAAGCGCACCGCTTATAAAGTGATGTTGCAAACCCACCCCGAGCGGATTCTTTACTTCGCGGTAAAAGGCATGTTGCCACGCAATCGCTTGAGCCGCCACATTATCAAAAAACTGAAGGTGTATGTTGGCGCTAGCCATCCTCATGCATCACAATCACCTAAAGTCTATGCGGTGAAAGGTTAATAACGATGAGTGAACAACGCTATTTCCAAGGCACTGGTCGCCGCAAGACCGCCGTGGCTCGGGTACGCTTGTATCCTGGTACTGGCGAGTTTGTGGTCAATGGCCGCACCTCAGAAGAATTCTTTGGCGGTCGCGCTTTGTATCAACAATTGATTCGCCAACCGTTGTTGGCTGCCAATCAACTTGGCTCGTTCAATGTGTTGATCAAGGTTCGTGGTGGTGGTGATACTGGCCGCGCCGAGGCTGTGCGCCACGGTATTGCTCGCGCCTTAGTCGATGCAGATCCAGCATTCAAGCCCATTATGCGGGCTGCTGGCCTTTTGACCCGCGATGCTCGTAAAAAGGAACGCAAGAAACCAGGTTTGGTCAAGGCTCGCCGCGCCAAACAATACACCAAGCGCTAAAGTTTTTAGCCTTTGGTGTCCGGTTCTTCTCCCCCAGCCTCGGAGCTTCGGTTCTAAGGCTGGGGTTGTTTTTTAGGGGTCAGGGTTCAGGGGCTAGGGGTCGGTTAAGGTTGATCCACGAAGAGCACGAAGGGGAATGAGGCTATTGGCTTTGGGCTATAGGCGATCAGCATGCCCTCACCCCCTGACCCCCTCTCCCGCACGCGAGGCGAGGGGGAATCCGCCATTATGACTGGAACGCCCCTCGCCCGCCGCATGGGAGAGGGGTTGGAGGTGAGGGCCATTCAAACCTATCCCTGTAAGAATTACCGATCCTCTTCCCTATGCCCTCTGTTCTTAACGTATTCCTGACCCCTGAACCCTAGCCCTGAACTCTAATTCCCACCTCTTAACGCTAGCTTCATCCTTCATCCCTCATCCTTCATCCCTTCTATCGTTTGACTTTGGCCTTGGCTTTGACCACCACTGGCTCGATAATGGGGGCGGGCAGGGCTTTGCTAGCTTCGCGCCAAGCACTGTAACCGCCAAGATGGGCTTTGACGCTACCATCAGCGACCGCCCAAACCCGATCAACCACCCGATCAAGGAAGTAGCGATCGTGCGAAATCACAATGACTGTGCCGTCGTACCGTTCTAAAGCATCTTCTAAGACTTCGACTGAATCGATATCCAAGTGGTTGGTTGGCTCATCAAGAATCAGACAATTGGGCTTGGCTAACATCAACAAGGCCAATTGCAAACGTGCCCGTTCGCCACCGGAAAGCGAGCCAATGTTTTGACGACATTGAGCATAACTAAACAAAAATCCACCTAAAAAGGCTACCGCTTGGCCCTCGTACATTGAGCGGGTTAGGCGTACCACATCAATCGGCGTTTGGCTATGGTCAAGCGTCTCAACGCCTTGGGCAAAATAGCCAATGTCGATCGATGGGCCAACCCAAACCATGCCATCGCTTGGTTCAAATTGCCCATGCATCAATTTGCCCAACACACTTTTGCCAGCTCCATTTTGGCCAACGATCCCAACTCGTTCGCCGCGCCAAATCGTTTGTTCAATTCCGAGTAAGACCAAATCGTCACCAAAACTCATGCTGACATCACGCAGATCGATGATTTTTTGGCCGCCACGCTGCTCGGAGCGTAGGCTCAAGCCGACTTTGCGCCGTTCTAGCACGGGTTTTTCAACTTTATCCATCTTATCAATCTGCATTTGCTTGACCCGTGCTTGCTTGATATGGCGTTCGTTGGGAACTAACGAAGCCCACAGTTGAAAACGCTTAATTGCTTCTTCTAAGCGATTAATTTCCTTTTGTTGAGCCGCAAAATCTTGCTGCTGGCGCTGCAAAGCCAATTGGCGATTGACGGCGTAGGTCGAATAATTGCCCAGCCAGAGGCTAGTTTTGCCAGCTTCCAAATGCACAACGCTAGTGATGGTTTCATCGAGCAAGTAGCGATCGTGAGCGACAATCACCACCGCGCCCGCAAACTCACGAATTGTCGTCTCTAAAAACTCGCGGCGATTCAAATCGAGGTGAGTTTCTGGCTCGTCGAGCAGTAATAAATCGGGGCGCTGAATCAAACAACTTGCCAAACCGATCATTTTGCGTTGGCCACCGCTGAGCGAGTTGGTTGGTAAATTCAAATCGTTACTATCAAAGCCAAATTGCTGTAAATAGCCACGAGCATCGTTATCGAGCATCGAGCCACCCAACTCCTCGAATTGGTTCAATAGGCGACTATGATGCTCTAAAACCTGATTCATGCGCTGAAGATCGTTGGCGATCGCTGGCTCGCCCAGTT
This portion of the Herpetosiphon gulosus genome encodes:
- the rpmJ gene encoding 50S ribosomal protein L36; its protein translation is MKVQPSVKPRCEYCRVIRRKGVVRIICSRTPKHKQRQG
- the rpsM gene encoding 30S ribosomal protein S13; translated protein: MARISGVDIPRNKRVEISLTYIYGIGRTTSSEILARTSINPNVRVKDLTEDEVIRLREIIDQDYTVEGDLRRAVQLNIKRLMDIGCYRGIRHRKGLPLRGQRTKTNARTRRGKKGAAIGGKKKATKK
- the rpsK gene encoding 30S ribosomal protein S11 yields the protein MAKQAKAGAARRPQRGRRRERKNVPRGQAHVQATFNNTIVTITDPAGNVVCWSSAGASGFKGSRKSTPYAAQVTAEQAARKAMDNGMRVVEVYVKGPGAGRESAVRALQATGLSVIAITDVTPIPHNGCRPPKRRRV
- the rpsD gene encoding 30S ribosomal protein S4 gives rise to the protein MARYTGPVCKLSRREGVDLMLKSGNSGRKVLERRGSQPPGQHGASVRRRQLSDYGVQLREKQKVRRIYGVLERQFRRYYGIATRTTGQTGAVLLQILERRLDNVVFRLGYAVTRAQARQLVNHGHITVNGRKTDIPSALVEVGDVIGVRAESRKRDYFKDLEETKQLNRVSPPSWLSLDAGKMEGVVQTFPSREELDMSINEQLIVEFYSR
- a CDS encoding DNA-directed RNA polymerase subunit alpha, which gives rise to MLDIAMPKLECVAAAENYGRFKIEPLDPGYGHTLGNALRRVLLSSIPGAAVIKIKIDGIFHEFSPIQGVREDATEIVLNVKGIRLRSYAERPVKMILSKTGPGVVRASDIECPSNVEIVNPDHYIATLDSSDARLDMELTVERHRGYLPAENRDPVPIGEIPVDAIFTPVHKVNYVVEHTRIGGMTDFDRLLLEIWTDGTVKPGDALSYAAQVLVQYSSIIADFNRFDDEQEQVGDANGLVIPSEIYDMPIEDLDLSTRTYNCLKRADITKVGQVLEMDEKQLLAVRNLGQKSMDEIREKLIERNLLPTLPFNSAILNTNVAARLNDGSAE
- the rplQ gene encoding 50S ribosomal protein L17; translated protein: MRHRKSGKKMGRPTAQRKALYRSLMIAIIEHRGITTTDAKARAVQPEVEKLISLGRFDTPHNRRMALSKLHSKIAMNLLFQVAPAYAERPGGYTRIVKMGFRKGDAAEMARIELV
- the truA gene encoding tRNA pseudouridine(38-40) synthase TruA; amino-acid sequence: MSRTLALCFEYLGTAFCGSQWQPGGRSVQTELETAWQRLTSETGRWIFAGRTDVGVHALAQVAHIVSDTSRSLDTIAKAINAITPPDISVHEAWEMPTGFHSRFSARQRTYRYVLDSAPAPSATLSGRVLRLDHQLDWAAMQAALDTLIGTHDFAAFAGAGHEGSTTRTCMLAQLRPAEWLGRPVTVLHLQANAFLKHMVRNIVGTLLMVGDGKLSLEAWQAIIASRDRRNAGPTAPPQGLYLESIGYDPALQPLATSSRWDGTTYFRTYQG
- the rplM gene encoding 50S ribosomal protein L13; its protein translation is MKTYSQKASEIQREWLVVDAENQVLGRLATQIATLIRGKHKPTYTPSMDGGDFVIVVNAEKIRVTGDKANQKIYYRHSNFPGGLKRTAYKVMLQTHPERILYFAVKGMLPRNRLSRHIIKKLKVYVGASHPHASQSPKVYAVKG
- the rpsI gene encoding 30S ribosomal protein S9; translation: MSEQRYFQGTGRRKTAVARVRLYPGTGEFVVNGRTSEEFFGGRALYQQLIRQPLLAANQLGSFNVLIKVRGGGDTGRAEAVRHGIARALVDADPAFKPIMRAAGLLTRDARKKERKKPGLVKARRAKQYTKR
- the abc-f gene encoding ribosomal protection-like ABC-F family protein — its product is MIIASAQDLHYSIGGRSILNGLNWEIHERARIGLVGANGAGKSTLLRLLAGFETPTAGHISTRRGLRIAYLSQHIVGDQRTPLQTVMAARPDLSELEAQIQACENQLGEPAIANDLQRMNQVLEHHSRLLNQFEELGGSMLDNDARGYLQQFGFDSNDLNLPTNSLSGGQRKMIGLASCLIQRPDLLLLDEPETHLDLNRREFLETTIREFAGAVVIVAHDRYLLDETITSVVHLEAGKTSLWLGNYSTYAVNRQLALQRQQQDFAAQQKEINRLEEAIKRFQLWASLVPNERHIKQARVKQMQIDKMDKVEKPVLERRKVGLSLRSEQRGGQKIIDLRDVSMSFGDDLVLLGIEQTIWRGERVGIVGQNGAGKSVLGKLMHGQFEPSDGMVWVGPSIDIGYFAQGVETLDHSQTPIDVVRLTRSMYEGQAVAFLGGFLFSYAQCRQNIGSLSGGERARLQLALLMLAKPNCLILDEPTNHLDIDSVEVLEDALERYDGTVIVISHDRYFLDRVVDRVWAVADGSVKAHLGGYSAWREASKALPAPIIEPVVVKAKAKVKR